GATTACGACGATCTGGAAGCCGATGATATTTTGGCTTCGATGTTATTTGCTACGCCACTTTTTTGAATAGGAGAGAGGTAAGGTGACAACAACAGTGCGAGAACTAACCCCAACAGAATTACAACGGTTTGACCCAACTCGTCGGTTTGGAGAGGGTTTAGCACCGCAGCGACGGGAAAAAGCCTGGGCAAAGCTGCCAGAATTGCGGGATGTTTTGCAAAAACAGTTTGGAGCCATGCGAGTGGTTGTATTTGGCTCTTTGGCGGTTCCAGATGCCTTTACTCACTGGTCGGATATTGACCTGGCTGTTTGGGGTATTGCTCCCGATCGCCTCTATGAAGCTGTTGCCGTGCTGAATGATTTATCGCCCGGTATTAAGGTCGATTTGGTTGATGCAGAACGGTGTCATTCTATAGCACTCAAGCAAATTATTCAGGAAGAAGGGATTGTGGTTTAGAGATACTGTTAATCATGCTGAATATTGGGAGAAAATAATGAGTCCACTTTTGCATAAGGTTTTGAATGAACTGGATCAACTGACAACAGATGAGCAGTTGCAGGTGATGGAGCATTTGGCGCAGCAGTTGAAGCAGCGGCTCACTCAGTCACAAGGAGACGTTACACCTACAACGAAAGATGATGAGTGGGATCGGCAAATGGCAAAGGATGTGGATGAAGGAAAGCTCGATCACCTCATTGCCAGGGCAGAATTGGCTATTCAAAGTAATCAGGTACGGAGTTTAGATGAAGTCCTTCACAACTCCTGATTTTTGGAAGGCTTATGCTGGGTTATCCCCTGAACTCAAGACAAAAGCGCAGAAAGCCTATCAGCTATGGCAAGAAAATCCATCGCATCCCTCGCTGCATTTCAAGAAGGTGGGAAAGAATCTTTGGTCAGCTCGAATTACCCAAGATTATCGAGCAGTGGCAATCAAAGCTGGCGAAGATTACTACTGGATTTGGATTGGTTCGCATGATGATTATGACAACTTATTGTCATAGTCTTTAACCAACAATAGAGGAATTGATAAATGGAATCGTTGACGGGGATGGATAGGGTGTTGGGAGGAATTGCTGCTGTCATTTTGGTGGGGGGCTTGGTGATGCTGGTGTCGGGTACGTGGCCTGTAAGGGATAAGTAAGTCGATGGATTTGAAGACGTTTTTTGAGCAGTTTGACACGATCGCTGAAGCACCGGGCGGCATTCAACGCCTGCGGAATTTGATTTTGGATATGGCAGTCCGAGGAAAACTTGTACCGCAAGATCCTGATGATGAACCTGCTGTAAATCTTCTACATCGCATTCAAATTCAAAAACAAAAACTTATTGAAGTTGGCGAAGTTCCAAAGCCTAACAAAATTAAGACAGAAAAAAACGAGCTTGAACATCTTTTTGATTTACCAGAAAAATGGACTTGGACTTGCTTGGATACAGTAAGTTCATACATTCAACGAGGTAAGTCTCCAAAGTATGCTGACTCTGGAAAAGTCTTAGTGATTTCACAAAAATGTATCCAATGGACAGGATTTGAGCTGGATAAATCTCGTCATATTGAAGATGAAACTATTTCATCTTATGGGAAAGAACGTTTTTTACAGCCTGGTGATCTTCTTTGGAACTCTACAGGAACTGGGACTGTAGGACGTATTAATGTTTTTCCAAATAACCTGATTGCTCAGAAAGTAGTTGCAGACTCTCATGTGACTGTTATTCGCTCTATCGAATGTCTTCCAATATTCCTTTACTATTGGCTGTCAAGTCCCTGCATTCAATCGGCTATTGAGGATAAAACTAGTGGCACAACTAAGCAACAAGAATTAAATACTTCAACAGTCAGGCTAGAACCTGTTCCTCTCCCGCCTCTTGCCGAACAAAAGCGGATTGTGGCGAAGGTGGATGAGTTGATGGGGTTGTGTGACCAGTTTGAGGCAGAGAAGCAGCAGCGCGACTCCCTGCGGCAACGCCTCCGCGCCAGTGCTTTCGACGCCCTAATGAACGCCCCCACCGACGACGCCCTCTCCACTGCTTGGTCGTTCATCCACCAACACTGGCACCCCCTCACCCAACACCCTGATGATGTCAAGGATGTGAGGCGATCGCTCCTCCAATTAGCCGTCCGTGGAAGGCTAAGTTATCAAGAAGATAATGACGGTCATGCACAAGATCATCTCAAAGCGATGATTCAGGAGAAAGTGCAGCTGATCAAGGAAAAAAGAATTAGGGCTACTAAAGCATTAGCTGATCTTGATTTAGAATCAATGCCGTTTAAGCTTCCCAAAAACTGGTCATGGGCATATATCCAAGATGTGGGAGAAGTAAAACTTGGCAGGCAAAGATCACCAAAGAATCATTCTGGAGCACACATGGTTCCTTACTTGAGAGTTGCTAATGTCCTTGAGAACCAGCTTAATTTATCAGATGTTAAAACGATGAATTTCTCACCTGAGGAGCAAGAAATATTTAGACTTCAGAAATTTGATATTTTACTCAACGAGGGTCAGAGCTACGAGTTGGTAGGAAGACCAGCAATGTATCGGGATGAAATTCCAGGAGCATGTTTTCAAAACACTCTAGTTAGGTTTAGAGCTTTTAGCCAACTAATGCCCGACTATGCACTGTTGGTTTTCCGTGGTTATATGCATAACGGTAGATTTCAAGACAAGGCACAACAAACCACAAACATTGCTCATTTAAGCGTAGGAAGACTATTAAATATTGAGTTTCCCCTGCCCCCGCTTGCTGAACAAAAACGCATTGTTGCCAAAGTGGATGAACTAATGCGGGAGTGTGATCAGTTGGAAGCCCAATTGCGGCAGCAGCAGCAGGTGGCGGAACAGTTTGCCGCCTCTGCGGTCAGTCATTTAGTGGTGTAGGGGGCATGATGATGAGAGTGCCGAGCGATCGCAAGTACAGTGTGTTGCGACATAAAGGAGCGATCGCCTCTTGCACCTAAGCCTTACAATCAGTCAGCCAAACGCCTTTGCAGCTCCTCAAGCAACGCCTTGCTTTGCCTCGGTCATGCGGCGATCGGACGTTCACAACGAATGGCTTCTTCAATGGTGAGGCGATCGCATCGATAATCCTCCGCCAATTCATCAATCGAGTCACCAGCTCGATACCGCTCAGCCAACATATCGGTTGGTACTCCAGTCCCTTCAATAACCAAACGACCAAACGCAATGCGTGGATCGATCACCACAATGCGAGGATTATTTTCCTCATGCGATCGCGTGAACGGAAAGAGTTTGATGGCCAAACCAGTATCATCCGGTTCAATTCTAGAAAGGTGAGTTTTCAGTGACTGTTTCATCGCGATTTGTCCTGATCGAGAGGCATTGATCAGGTGTCCATATCGCTCCACAAACAGGTCAACCCCATCAGTCTGAAACTCTTGGTGAGCAAGGGGATGGGTAATGTTGAGGTTTGCCTCCAAGAAATCAAGGGCGTCCCGCACCTTTGCCAAATCCACATTGTGATCCGTGCGAATAGCTCTCAACACATGAACTTCTACCATATTGGTGAACGACAAGAGGCGCGGCTTCAACTCTAGAATCGGGATCAAAGGGTTGAATACGCCCTCTCCCGATGCTTTGGGATATTTTCGCCCAACCGTCCACGATCGAATCGTTGCCGCCGGGATTCGCAGGTAGCGGGCAGCATCGCCAATTGAATAGGCTGGAATATCACGCGGATCACGTTTTCCGTATAGTTGGCTCATTCACCTACCCTCCCAGTTGCGATCGCCCCTGTTGTAGTAGCGGATCACGAGAAACGGGACTGGCGCGATTCGAACGCGCGACCTACCGCTTAGGAGGCGGTTGCTCTATCCTGCTGAGCTACAGCCCCAGGGTTCAAGCCCATCATAGCAGCAACCTTGGCTGACCATAAAGCGGCCCCTAGGGATGCGATCGCCACACCTGATCCCATGGCCCACCCCCCACTTCTAGACCGCCCTGGCGACTCGTGGCTTGCACCATCAAGCGATCGCCCTCCCATAGGCGTAGGTCTATCCAGCCATGCATCGTATCGCGACAGACGGGAATCATGCCATCGAGGGTGGGGGCACGGAGGATGGTGCCGGGGCGATCGCTCTTGCCATGGAGTTCCACCCGGAAGCGATCGCGGGTGGCGGTCATGCGCCAACTTCCCCAGGGATAGATCTCCCAGGTGACCTGTGCATTCCAGGGCACGAATTCGTAAAAGATGCCGCCATGGTGAATGCCAATCATCGCTACGGATTCCATCCAGCCGAGGACGCTCCGCCGTCCACCGCCGGCCGTGAGGGCCAGATCGGGTTCATCTTCAAAGGTATTGCAGTTTAGCCAAAACCATTTCTCTGGAAAGGCACCGCCCCAATTTTTTTCGGCATAGGCGGGAGCATCTTGGAAAGAGTAGCGATCGCCCTGCCAATCAATCCAGCCGCTGGCCAGACCATGGGCCATGAGGATCTGCCAACCGGGTTCAAAAATTTGCAATTGGGAGAGCCAGCCGGCCGTGGATTGCTGGGGTTGATCGACATTGCCCCAGCCGTAGATGGGCTGAATCTGGTAGTCCCAGGTGCAGGTGCCCATGACTGGATCGCTGAGCTTGCCTTGGTGCTCTGTGGCGGTGCCTTGGTAGCCTTCTTGGATGGTGCGATGGAAGTGATCAGGGTCTAGAAGACTTGGGCGGGGTGGATGATCGGGATGCGATCGCCAATGGCCTAACCCGAGGGCGTGGGGCCAGGCCCAAAATTGGCAGACCTCGGGGAAGCTGCGGCAGAGGTAGCCATCGTTGGGGCCGAGCACCTGGGCAACGCCGCCGCTATGGGGTTGACCGCCAGCCGGATCTTCGATGGAATACATGAACGCGAAGGTTTGCTGCACCTCCGGCAGGGTGAC
This sequence is a window from Candidatus Obscuribacterales bacterium. Protein-coding genes within it:
- a CDS encoding nucleotidyltransferase domain-containing protein, with product MTTTVRELTPTELQRFDPTRRFGEGLAPQRREKAWAKLPELRDVLQKQFGAMRVVVFGSLAVPDAFTHWSDIDLAVWGIAPDRLYEAVAVLNDLSPGIKVDLVDAERCHSIALKQIIQEEGIVV
- a CDS encoding restriction endonuclease subunit S, whose amino-acid sequence is MDLKTFFEQFDTIAEAPGGIQRLRNLILDMAVRGKLVPQDPDDEPAVNLLHRIQIQKQKLIEVGEVPKPNKIKTEKNELEHLFDLPEKWTWTCLDTVSSYIQRGKSPKYADSGKVLVISQKCIQWTGFELDKSRHIEDETISSYGKERFLQPGDLLWNSTGTGTVGRINVFPNNLIAQKVVADSHVTVIRSIECLPIFLYYWLSSPCIQSAIEDKTSGTTKQQELNTSTVRLEPVPLPPLAEQKRIVAKVDELMGLCDQFEAEKQQRDSLRQRLRASAFDALMNAPTDDALSTAWSFIHQHWHPLTQHPDDVKDVRRSLLQLAVRGRLSYQEDNDGHAQDHLKAMIQEKVQLIKEKRIRATKALADLDLESMPFKLPKNWSWAYIQDVGEVKLGRQRSPKNHSGAHMVPYLRVANVLENQLNLSDVKTMNFSPEEQEIFRLQKFDILLNEGQSYELVGRPAMYRDEIPGACFQNTLVRFRAFSQLMPDYALLVFRGYMHNGRFQDKAQQTTNIAHLSVGRLLNIEFPLPPLAEQKRIVAKVDELMRECDQLEAQLRQQQQVAEQFAASAVSHLVV
- a CDS encoding DUF433 domain-containing protein — its product is MSQLYGKRDPRDIPAYSIGDAARYLRIPAATIRSWTVGRKYPKASGEGVFNPLIPILELKPRLLSFTNMVEVHVLRAIRTDHNVDLAKVRDALDFLEANLNITHPLAHQEFQTDGVDLFVERYGHLINASRSGQIAMKQSLKTHLSRIEPDDTGLAIKLFPFTRSHEENNPRIVVIDPRIAFGRLVIEGTGVPTDMLAERYRAGDSIDELAEDYRCDRLTIEEAIRCERPIAA
- a CDS encoding tocopherol cyclase family protein; the protein is MVRSFLYFPHSLATPHSGYHWDGSDRRFFEGWYYRVTLPEVQQTFAFMYSIEDPAGGQPHSGGVAQVLGPNDGYLCRSFPEVCQFWAWPHALGLGHWRSHPDHPPRPSLLDPDHFHRTIQEGYQGTATEHQGKLSDPVMGTCTWDYQIQPIYGWGNVDQPQQSTAGWLSQLQIFEPGWQILMAHGLASGWIDWQGDRYSFQDAPAYAEKNWGGAFPEKWFWLNCNTFEDEPDLALTAGGGRRSVLGWMESVAMIGIHHGGIFYEFVPWNAQVTWEIYPWGSWRMTATRDRFRVELHGKSDRPGTILRAPTLDGMIPVCRDTMHGWIDLRLWEGDRLMVQATSRQGGLEVGGGPWDQVWRSHP